The nucleotide window AGGCGAAAATTCTTTCTGGTGTTCATCCTTATTTTGGTCTTAGACTAAAAGCAAATCTCCTACTTTTTtcaccaaagccagatatgctcTTAGGTACCATTTTTTCATGATATTTCAggttatttatttagttttttttttcttgtagtGGATATCACACTGGCGGTATGTATTTATGGATCTGCATGCCTAAGATGTTGTCTAAAGTAATTTTCTTTGCCACATTCAGAGGGGAAGGTAGTGAAGCTTTCTCAAGAATCTATTCATGTTATTGTTCTCGGTTTCTCGTCTGCCATCATAACAGCTGAAAACATTCATGGAGAATTTAAATATAGAACCGTAACAATTTTCTACCTtgttcttaatttttttattttctttgtgtgtTGGGTATGTGTATATGGAAGAGACTACATGTATTACTGTAGTAACTTTAGTGTCTTATTGTATCATAGAAAGACAAAGAGGAACTATTTGCCAGCAAATCTCACAAGCGACATGTCATAAAGGTTGGAACCATGATCCGATTTTTAGTCAAGAGGTGACAATTTCCTTTCAAAAGAaactatccttttaattttaggAATGGAATATGTTTTTCATTGTTGTACTGTTCTGGTTACCATCCTGTTAATTGTAAGCTGGAGAGAAATggtattctttatggttactagGGTTATTTTCTTCTACCATCTAAAATTGTAAATTGAGATTGTGGAGAAGTTTATTTGCCCTGCttattgataatatatatatttataatctaGATTTTCATTATGCCTATTGATATCTTGCCTCCGTACTTCTGTGATTtcctttgtttaaattttaatccATTACGAACCAGTGGATCATATAATCTTGTTGCTTCTTTATCCCTCGGTTCTGCATGCTTTTCCACTCAATAATGCTTCATTGTGGTTCATCAAGTCAAGTTGATATGTATTGGAGATTTACAACTTATTTGAAGTTCTGATTTCTTGtgtttttatttttccctcgGAGAAAGGGAATGTGCGGTGGTTAATGACATGTTCATCACATGGTTTTTTACACTGATTCTTTTATTGCAGTTTTGATGAGGAAATACTTCATATCATTGGATCTCTGATATCAACTAACACAGGAAGCATTCGTTGGTTGAATAGACATTTGGAGGAAGATTCAGAATTTGATAGGTCTTTTAGTAAACTCAAAAGTTTTATATAGCAACCTTTCTGTATTTCAACTTGCGAAAGTTTTAATTTAAATGTTGTATAATCCTATAGGAGTTCTATG belongs to Gossypium arboreum isolate Shixiya-1 chromosome 7, ASM2569848v2, whole genome shotgun sequence and includes:
- the LOC108450459 gene encoding uncharacterized protein LOC108450459; this encodes MEGLSVADANLLMYLHPSKSRNVSQSILRELGSLLFKFNETFDGVLLAYDVNILDKQAKILSGVHPYFGLRLKANLLLFSPKPDMLLEGKVVKLSQESIHVIVLGFSSAIITAENIHGEFKYRTKDKEELFASKSHKRHVIKVGTMIRFLVKSFDEEILHIIGSLISTNTGSIRWLNRHLEEDSEFDRSSMKSRDREWLGDNTVDEGATPMSYDNHIKMSKKRRITE